In Gammaproteobacteria bacterium (ex Lamellibrachia satsuma), a single genomic region encodes these proteins:
- the hypF gene encoding carbamoyltransferase HypF: MSAEKIRVRGLVQGVGFRPTVWRVANECGLSGYVYNDSEGVLIRIWGEQSTCDRFCRQLLEESPPLARIDSLEREPSATDNGPTGFTITESREGEIRTGIVPDAATCPACRSEIFDPVDRRYRYPFTNCTHCGPRLTIVEGIPYDRKNTSMRHFPMCPVCEVEYADPANRRFHAQPNACPVCGPAVWIETYDGQKIEVASMESPDPIEAVSQRLENGEIVAIKGVGGFHLACDATNGAAVARLRQRKGRFHKPFAMMARDITVIRKYALVDEDESGVLGSPAAPILLLDKRPGLTLPEALAPGQSTLGFMLPYTPLHHLLLAGWEVPLVMTSGNLSDEPQCTDNADAASRLHGLADAYLQHNRPIVNRVDDSVARFMNGKPRLLRRARGYAPSPFVLPAGFKNAPPVLALGGELKSTFCLLQDGQAILSQHLGDLEDLLTFRDYEKTLDLYRHLFDFQPKSLVADLHPGYRTTRFGRQYGERESIPLQQVQHHHAHIASVLADYGWPLDGGQVLGIALDGSGYGDDGTVWGGEFLIADYLDYRRAGFFKPVPLPGGTKAIEQPWRSAFAQLCSSFEWDKCLQEWGRLEAILDLQTRPLTVLQGMMEKGVNTPLTSSCGRLFDAVAAILNICREEVSYEGQAAIELEALIDPAEMAQSGGYPFESTAGMLDATPMWQALLEDLTQGVSQGKIATRFHRGLADAVVAMATSLALEEGVSTVALSGGVFQNRTLFEAVMAGLKRADLQVLSHRQVPANDGGLSLGQAVIGAARHIKRRSLLDC, encoded by the coding sequence ATCTCTGCTGAAAAGATCCGTGTAAGAGGATTGGTCCAGGGTGTGGGGTTTCGTCCTACAGTCTGGCGCGTTGCCAATGAGTGCGGATTATCGGGTTACGTTTATAACGATAGCGAGGGTGTTCTGATCCGGATTTGGGGGGAGCAGAGCACTTGTGACCGCTTCTGCCGCCAGTTGCTGGAAGAGTCTCCGCCATTGGCGCGGATCGACAGCCTGGAGAGGGAGCCGTCGGCCACTGACAATGGACCGACAGGTTTTACTATCACCGAGAGCCGGGAGGGTGAGATCCGTACCGGCATAGTGCCCGATGCCGCCACCTGTCCCGCCTGCCGTTCAGAGATCTTTGATCCGGTTGATCGCCGTTATCGTTATCCCTTCACCAACTGCACCCATTGCGGCCCTCGTCTGACCATTGTCGAGGGTATCCCTTACGACCGGAAAAATACCAGCATGCGGCACTTTCCTATGTGTCCCGTCTGCGAGGTTGAATATGCCGATCCGGCAAACCGGCGGTTTCATGCCCAGCCGAATGCCTGTCCGGTCTGTGGTCCTGCGGTCTGGATTGAGACGTATGACGGGCAGAAGATTGAAGTTGCCTCGATGGAGAGTCCGGATCCAATCGAAGCGGTCAGTCAGCGCCTGGAGAATGGAGAGATCGTTGCGATCAAGGGGGTGGGAGGATTTCACCTCGCCTGTGACGCCACCAACGGTGCAGCAGTAGCCAGGCTGCGACAACGCAAGGGGCGTTTTCACAAACCCTTTGCGATGATGGCCAGGGATATAACGGTTATTCGCAAATATGCCCTGGTGGATGAAGATGAATCCGGGGTGCTGGGCAGTCCAGCCGCGCCGATTCTCTTATTGGATAAGAGGCCTGGCCTGACCCTGCCGGAAGCGTTGGCGCCGGGACAGAGCACCCTGGGTTTCATGCTGCCCTACACCCCGTTGCACCATCTGCTGCTGGCCGGTTGGGAGGTTCCGCTGGTAATGACCAGTGGCAACCTCAGCGATGAACCTCAGTGTACCGATAATGCGGATGCGGCATCACGTCTGCATGGATTGGCGGATGCCTATCTCCAGCATAATCGTCCCATCGTCAATCGGGTGGATGACTCGGTGGCGCGTTTTATGAATGGAAAACCCCGGCTGTTGCGACGGGCACGGGGTTATGCGCCCAGCCCGTTTGTCTTGCCGGCAGGTTTCAAAAACGCCCCACCGGTTTTGGCATTGGGAGGGGAGTTGAAGAGTACCTTCTGCCTGTTGCAGGACGGCCAGGCGATTCTCTCCCAGCATCTTGGGGATCTGGAGGATCTCCTGACATTCAGGGATTACGAAAAAACACTTGACCTCTATCGCCATCTCTTCGATTTTCAGCCGAAATCCCTGGTGGCGGATCTGCACCCCGGTTATCGCACAACCCGGTTTGGCCGCCAGTATGGAGAACGTGAATCGATCCCTCTGCAACAGGTGCAGCATCACCACGCCCACATCGCCAGTGTGCTGGCCGATTATGGATGGCCGCTGGATGGGGGACAGGTGCTGGGTATCGCGCTGGATGGATCCGGTTACGGCGATGATGGCACAGTCTGGGGCGGGGAGTTTCTCATCGCCGACTATCTGGACTACAGAAGGGCCGGTTTCTTCAAACCGGTGCCCCTGCCTGGTGGGACAAAGGCAATCGAGCAGCCTTGGCGTTCTGCCTTTGCCCAGCTTTGCAGCAGTTTTGAATGGGATAAATGCCTGCAGGAGTGGGGGAGGCTGGAAGCGATACTCGACTTGCAAACAAGACCTTTGACTGTGCTCCAGGGCATGATGGAAAAAGGGGTCAACACGCCCTTGACCAGTTCTTGCGGCAGGCTGTTTGATGCAGTGGCCGCCATTTTGAATATATGCCGGGAAGAGGTGAGTTATGAAGGGCAGGCGGCAATCGAACTGGAGGCGTTAATCGATCCGGCTGAGATGGCGCAATCTGGCGGTTACCCATTCGAGTCCACTGCAGGCATGCTCGATGCCACGCCGATGTGGCAGGCACTGCTGGAAGATCTGACTCAGGGTGTGTCCCAAGGCAAGATCGCAACACGCTTTCACCGTGGTTTGGCTGATGCGGTGGTTGCGATGGCCACTTCGCTTGCTCTTGAAGAAGGTGTGTCGACGGTGGCGCTGTCCGGCGGGGTATTCCAGAATCGCACACTTTTCGAGGCTGTGATGGCCGGGCTGAAACGGGCCGATTTACAGGTCTTGAGCCATCGCCAGGTACCGGCAAATGATGGTGGTCTCTCCCTCGGTCAGGCAGTCATAGGTGCGGCCCGCCACATCAAGCGCAGAAGCCTGCTAGATTGTTAG
- the amrS gene encoding AmmeMemoRadiSam system radical SAM enzyme, translating into MKTVVPTKYWHALEDGRVQCDLCPRFCHIKKGRQGFCFVRENRGGEVVLTTYGRSSGFCVDPIEKKPLNHYLPGTPVLSFGTAGCNLACKFCQNWDISKSRETHTLADEASPETIARVALDLGCRSVAYTYNDPVIFHEYAIDVAQACHEVGVQSVAVTAGYVCPEPREAFYHHMDAANIDLKAFTESFYHKLTGSHLQPVLETLQYLKHETSVWFELTTLLIPGENDSESELEEMTQWVVDKLGPDVPMHFSAFHPSWKMMDTPSTPLATLTLARGIAMKNGVRYAYVGNVHDPKGDSTWCHQCGELLIGRDWYQLSDWNLTPEGKCKACGAVCAGVIEAGPGDWGPKRQPVRLADYKR; encoded by the coding sequence ATGAAAACTGTCGTTCCCACAAAATACTGGCATGCGCTGGAGGATGGCCGGGTTCAGTGCGATCTCTGCCCCCGTTTCTGTCATATCAAGAAGGGCCGACAGGGGTTCTGTTTCGTGCGGGAGAACCGGGGGGGAGAGGTGGTTCTCACCACCTATGGTCGTTCCAGCGGCTTCTGCGTAGATCCCATTGAAAAAAAACCGTTGAACCACTACCTGCCAGGCACTCCGGTCCTATCATTTGGCACTGCCGGTTGTAATCTGGCCTGTAAGTTCTGCCAGAACTGGGATATCAGCAAGTCCAGGGAGACCCACACCCTAGCGGATGAGGCCTCGCCGGAGACGATTGCCAGGGTTGCCCTGGATCTCGGCTGCCGTAGTGTCGCCTATACTTACAACGATCCGGTTATCTTCCACGAATATGCCATCGACGTGGCTCAAGCCTGCCATGAAGTTGGGGTTCAGTCGGTCGCGGTGACCGCGGGTTATGTCTGTCCTGAACCGCGTGAGGCGTTCTATCATCACATGGATGCGGCCAATATCGATCTTAAGGCTTTTACCGAATCGTTTTATCATAAGCTCACCGGTTCCCATCTGCAGCCGGTGCTGGAGACGCTGCAATATCTCAAGCATGAGACCAGTGTCTGGTTTGAACTCACCACCCTGCTGATCCCCGGTGAAAACGATTCCGAGTCGGAACTTGAGGAGATGACTCAGTGGGTAGTCGACAAGCTGGGGCCGGATGTGCCGATGCATTTCTCGGCTTTTCACCCCAGTTGGAAGATGATGGACACCCCATCGACCCCTTTGGCGACTCTGACCCTGGCTCGCGGTATCGCCATGAAAAACGGTGTGCGATACGCCTATGTCGGCAACGTGCATGATCCAAAAGGGGATAGTACTTGGTGCCATCAGTGCGGCGAGCTGCTGATCGGTCGGGACTGGTACCAGCTCAGTGATTGGAATCTGACTCCTGAGGGCAAATGCAAAGCGTGTGGTGCTGTCTGTGCCGGGGTTATCGAAGCCGGTCCGGGGGATTGGGGTCCCAAACGTCAGCCTGTGCGGCTGGCTGACTATAAACGTTGA
- the amrB gene encoding AmmeMemoRadiSam system protein B codes for MSNIRLPAVAGLFYPDDARTLRDMVQDYLDSADAEGTLPKAIIAPHAGYIYSGPVAASVYARLASGREGVRRVVVLGPSHRVPFYGLAMSSAEAFRTPLGDIPLDREAMQLIADLPQVKQLDAAHVQEHSLEVQLPFLQLMLDQFSLIPLVVGDATAKEVGEVLSRLWGGEETLIVISSDLSHYHDYLTAQKMDKATSEAIVAIHPDEIGYEDACGRIPVKGLLHQVRLQGLDGELVDLRNSGDTAGSRDQVVGYGAYAFSRRAVA; via the coding sequence ATGAGCAATATCAGATTGCCCGCTGTGGCGGGACTTTTCTACCCGGATGATGCCCGGACGCTGCGTGACATGGTCCAGGATTATCTGGATAGTGCCGATGCAGAAGGTACACTGCCAAAGGCCATCATTGCGCCCCATGCGGGTTATATCTATTCCGGCCCTGTCGCGGCCAGTGTCTATGCCAGGCTTGCTTCAGGCAGAGAAGGCGTCCGCCGGGTGGTGGTGCTGGGTCCCTCACATCGGGTGCCGTTTTACGGTTTGGCAATGAGTTCGGCAGAAGCCTTTCGCACCCCGCTTGGGGATATTCCGCTGGACCGAGAAGCCATGCAGTTAATTGCCGACCTGCCCCAAGTCAAACAGCTCGATGCTGCGCATGTGCAGGAACACTCACTTGAGGTTCAATTACCGTTTCTACAGTTGATGCTCGATCAGTTCAGTCTGATCCCACTGGTCGTGGGTGATGCGACGGCCAAAGAGGTCGGAGAAGTGCTGTCCCGGCTCTGGGGTGGCGAGGAAACGCTTATCGTTATCAGTTCGGATCTCAGTCACTATCATGACTATCTGACGGCGCAGAAGATGGACAAAGCGACCTCAGAGGCGATTGTGGCCATACACCCTGATGAGATCGGTTATGAAGATGCCTGTGGCCGTATTCCTGTCAAAGGGCTGTTACATCAGGTCCGATTGCAGGGACTGGATGGAGAGCTCGTCGATCTGCGAAACTCCGGCGATACGGCTGGATCGAGGGATCAGGTGGTGGGTTATGGCGCTTATGCTTTTTCCAGGCGTGCTGTTGCTTGA